Within the Marinobacter qingdaonensis genome, the region TCTGCTTGTCAAAAGAACACCTCGGATTGATTAATTGAACCTGCATCCACACACCGGGCCTGCTATTCTCGGAGCGTCCGGTGGCGTCGCTGATGATTGGCCACTAAACCCTAAACCAGGATCAACTTCAAGCTTATGACACTTCAGCTAAAACCCGTTCTGATGTTGGCGTTTCTCCTGAGTTCCCTGGCCGCGATGCCGCTCCATGCCGAGGACACCGAAGCGGAGGAGGAGACCACCGAGGAACCGGGCATCACCGACTACGTCGCCATGGACCCGCCGTTCGTCACCCACGTGGGCCAGCCCGGCGCCAAGGTCACCTACCTGAAAGCGTCGGTCAGCCTGCGGGTGTCCAGCACCGGTGCCCGGCCTGCGGTGGAGGCGCACATGCCCAGCCTGCGCCACGAGCTGGTGATGTTGTTCGGTGAACAGACCGATGCCGAACGCCTGAGCTCGATGGAGGGCCAGACGGCCCTGCGGGAAGAAGCCAAGACCCGGATCAACCAGGTGCTGGCGGCGCAGGAAACCGGTGAGACGGTCACCGGTGTGCTGTTTACGGAGTTTGTGGTGCAGAAGTAGGTAACCGGGCCGGGTCAGGCGATGCGGGAGAACAGGTCGTCCGGATCCGGTCGGCTTTGCCGGACCGCCAGGTCGGCGTCGTCCCAACCGGCCTCCCAGGCGGCAATCACCACCTCGCCCCGGTACGGGCACCGGGCCTTCTCCAGCCCCATGGAGGCCGCCATATGGCCCTGACGGTACGCCTTGTTCAATGCCTCGACGTCCCAGCCGAGTTTGATATCCCTTGCCATGACCGCTCCCCTGCCCGTGGTGTTACAGACGCTAACCGTAAAGCCACAGTCTGACAGGTTTCTGGTCAGTTTCTGTGCACCAGGTCCACTTCGGAGGCAGGGGCTGCGCTCAGGATTTCAGGTACTGGTCGAGGAACTCGGCAAAGGGCTGACCATCCGCCGCTTCCATGCGCTGCTGCTCGCCCAGTGACTCCCGGGTCATGGTCTGGAACGCGGCCAGCACCTCCGGATCCAGGGTCTCACTGCGCAACGCCTGCTGATGGCGACGGGACTGCTCCATGACCCACTCCCGATGGCCCAAGCCGGAGCTCTGCATGGCCGCCACCACCTCGGCCGAGGGAACGGCCCAGGCGCCGGTGTCCGGCAGTTTCCGGCGCTGCTCGGCCAGGGCCGAGCGATAGGTGTCACCACCGTTCCAGCCGTCCAGCAGTTCCGCCAGCGGCTCCAGCTGATCGAACAGTTCCCGGGCCGCCTGGTCGACCGGGGTGCGGTTCCCGCCCCGGCACAGGCTCAGGTCCCGATACCGGCCCCGGGCCACCACGTCCTTGTAGTTGTCATCCAGCCGCTCGCACTCGGCATCGCCGATGCGGGGGCTGTCTGCCAGCAGGCAGTCCAGCAGGAACAGGTCGAGGAAATCGACCTGGGCTTCGTTCACCCCAACCGGCGAGAACGGGTCCAGGTCCAGGCAGCGCACCTCGATGTACTCCACGCCCCGGGACTCCAGCGCCTGTATCGGTTTTTCCTCGCGCTCGGTGGTCCGCTTGGGCCGCACCGCGCTGTAGTACTCGTTCTCGATCTGCAGCACGCTGGTGTTGATCTGGATGAACTCGTCGCCGCGCCGGGTGCCGATGGCCTCGTAGGCTGGCCAGGTGGTGTGGATGGCCCGGTCCAGGGTCTGGGTGTAGGTGCTGAGTTCGTTGAAACAGATGTTCAGGGACGACTGGGCGTTGTTGTGGTAGCCCAGATCCCCCATGCGCAGGGAGGTGGCGTCCGGCCCGAACCAGGTGTGGGCGTCAAACCGGCTCAGCTCGTGGCTGACGTTGGCGACAAAGCTGGCGTCCAGCGCCGGTGAAGCGCCGAACAGCAGCATCAGCAGCCAGCTGCGGCGGCGGAAGTTGCGGATCAGCCAGAAGTACTGGTCCGACTTGAAGTCTTTTAAGGTCTGTTCATTCCCCAGGGCCTGCTGCCAGGTGCGCCAGAAACTGTCCGGCAGCGACAGGTTGTAGTGCGCCCCGGCGATGCTCTGCATCATCCGGCCATAGCGCACCGCCAGGCCCTGTCGATACACATGCTTGAGCCTGCCGATGTTGGAGCTGCCGTACTCGGCGATGGGAATGCTGGCATCGCCGTCCAGCTCGCAGGGCATACTGGCTGACCAGAACAGCTCGTCGCCCAGGTTCTGCTGCACAAACCGGTGGATGTCCCGCAGCGACGCCAGCATGGCCTGGGTGCTGGAACACACCGGGGTGATCAACTCCAGCAGGGCCTCGGAGTAGTCGGTGGTGATGCGCGGGTGGGTCAGGGTCGAGCCCAGCGCCTGGGGGTGCGGAGTCTGGGCAATGAAGCCGTTCCGGTCGACCCGCAGACCTTCCTTCTCGACCCCTTTCAGGAAGCCATTCCAGTCACTGGCGGCAAACTGGCGAAACACAGAGTGGCGGGATTCAGCCATGGTGAACTCCTGCTCTGGTCCGCGCCGCCTCGTGAGCGGCCTGGACCGATGAAAAGATAGAGAACCGGTTACCGGCCATCCTTGCGCGCCGAGGCCAGGGCCTGGGCCAGTGCGCCCGCCATGGCACCCTGCTGCTGTTTCTGCCCGCCGCCCGACTGGCGCGGGCCACGGCCACCGCCTTTCGACTCGCTCCGGCCACGTCCGGCACC harbors:
- a CDS encoding flagellar basal body-associated FliL family protein, producing the protein MTLQLKPVLMLAFLLSSLAAMPLHAEDTEAEEETTEEPGITDYVAMDPPFVTHVGQPGAKVTYLKASVSLRVSSTGARPAVEAHMPSLRHELVMLFGEQTDAERLSSMEGQTALREEAKTRINQVLAAQETGETVTGVLFTEFVVQK
- the rmf gene encoding ribosome modulation factor; protein product: MARDIKLGWDVEALNKAYRQGHMAASMGLEKARCPYRGEVVIAAWEAGWDDADLAVRQSRPDPDDLFSRIA
- the gshA gene encoding glutamate--cysteine ligase; this encodes MAESRHSVFRQFAASDWNGFLKGVEKEGLRVDRNGFIAQTPHPQALGSTLTHPRITTDYSEALLELITPVCSSTQAMLASLRDIHRFVQQNLGDELFWSASMPCELDGDASIPIAEYGSSNIGRLKHVYRQGLAVRYGRMMQSIAGAHYNLSLPDSFWRTWQQALGNEQTLKDFKSDQYFWLIRNFRRRSWLLMLLFGASPALDASFVANVSHELSRFDAHTWFGPDATSLRMGDLGYHNNAQSSLNICFNELSTYTQTLDRAIHTTWPAYEAIGTRRGDEFIQINTSVLQIENEYYSAVRPKRTTEREEKPIQALESRGVEYIEVRCLDLDPFSPVGVNEAQVDFLDLFLLDCLLADSPRIGDAECERLDDNYKDVVARGRYRDLSLCRGGNRTPVDQAARELFDQLEPLAELLDGWNGGDTYRSALAEQRRKLPDTGAWAVPSAEVVAAMQSSGLGHREWVMEQSRRHQQALRSETLDPEVLAAFQTMTRESLGEQQRMEAADGQPFAEFLDQYLKS